One window of Quercus robur chromosome 5, dhQueRobu3.1, whole genome shotgun sequence genomic DNA carries:
- the LOC126725330 gene encoding ATP-dependent 6-phosphofructokinase 7-like isoform X1: MDSSPISRFRCFDPTNSYTTTTTTPNHTPIPRHRNNYKGTLAISVNSEPKIVSGEAGYVLEDVPHFTDYIPHLPTYPNPLQDNPAYSVVKQYFVNVDDTVAQQIVVAKDSPRGTHFRRAGPRQKVYFESEDVHACIVTCGGLCPGLNTVIREIVCGLYHMYGVHKVLGIEGGYRGFYARNTIPLTPKVVNDIHKRGGTILGSSRGGHDTSKIVDSIQDRGINQVYIIGGDGTQKGASVIFEEIRRRGLKVVVAGIPKTIDNDIPVIDKSFGFDTAVEEAQRAINAAHVESESFENGIGFVKLMGRYSGFIAMYATLASRDVDCCLIPESPFYLEGPGGLFEFIEKRLKEHGHMVIVMAEGAGQELLSESIRANDQQDASGNKLLNDVGLWISQRIKDHFKKPKMAINLKYIDPTYMIRAVPSNASDNVYCTLLAHSAVHGAMAGYTGFTVGPVNGRHAYIPFRRVIETQNKVVITDRMWARLLCSTNQPSFLDHKDVVGDEKEEVPQVQSINGENHLEARATKHREPKDVTEDTREEEPPILLVNGNSHLEAIMANQK, translated from the exons ATGGACTCTTCTCCGATTTCAAGGTTCCGCTGCTTCGACCCCACCAACTCctacaccaccaccaccaccacacccaATCACACCCCAATTCCCCGCCACCGCAACAACTACAAGGGCACTTTGGCAATTTCCGTCAACTCCGAGCCCAAAATCGTCTCCGGCGAAGCTGGTTATGTTCTTGAGGACGTTCCTCACTTCACCGATTACATTCCTCACCTCCCT ACATATCCGAATCCGTTACAAGACAATCCTGCCTATTCAGTTGTTAA GCAGTATTTTGTTAATGTAGATGATACGGTTGCTCAACAG ATTGTTGTTGCGAAGGATAGTCCAAGAGGGACACATTTTCGTCGTGCTGGACCTCGTCAAAAG GTGTATTTTGAATCAGAGGACGTGCATGCATGTATTGTAACATGTGGTGGTCTATGCCCTGGTCTAAATACAGTGATTAGGGAAATAGTATGTGGATTATACCACATGTATGGTGTCCACAAAGTTCTTGGGATTGAG GGAGGTTACCGAGGTTTTTATGCTCGAAATACAATTCCTTTGACACCAAAGGTGGTGAATGACATCCATAAACGTGGTGGCACCATCCTTGGGTCATCACGTGGAGGCCATGATACCTCTAAAATTGTTGACAGCATTCAGGACCGGGGAATTAATCAG GTTTACATAATTGGAGGAGATGGAACTCAGAAAGGGGCTTCTGTGATTTTTGAG GAAATTAGAAGGCGTGGCCTTAAAGTTGTGGTGGCAGGAATACCAAAGACCATTGACAATGACATTCCG GTTATAGACAAGTCCTTTGGTTTTGACACTGCAGTTGAGGAGGCTCAACGAGCTATTAATGCAGCCCATGTTGAATCAGAAAGCTTTGAGAATGGTATTGGATTTGTCAAGTTAATGGGCCGCTACAGTG GATTCATAGCAATGTATGCTACTCTTGCTAGCCGAGATGTGGACTGTTGCTTGATTCCCGAGTCACCCTTTTATCTTGAAGGACCTGGTGGGCTATTTGAATTCATTGAGAAAAGATTGAAAGAACATGGACACATGGTTATAGTAATGGCTGAAGGTGCAGGACAAGAGCTGCTTTCTGAAAGCATTCGCGCCAATGACCAACAGGATGCTTCTGGTAATAAGCTACTCAATGATGTGGGTCTATGGATATCTCAGAGGATTAAG GATCACTTCAAGAAACCGAAGATGGCTATAAATCTCAAATATATAG ATCCCACTTACATGATACGTGCTGTTCCGAGCAATGCATCTGATAATGTTTATTGCACCCTCCTTGCACACAGTGCAGTTCATGGTGCAATGGCAGGGTATACAGGCTTCACAGTTGGCCCTGTTAATGGAAGACATGCTTACATACCATTCCGG CGGGTGATCGAGACACAAAACAAGGTTGTGATAACTGACAGGATGTGGGCAAGGCTGCTGTGTTCAACCAATCAGCCAAGCTTTTTGGACCATAAAGATGTCGTCGGAGACGAGAAGGAGGAAGTACCACAAGTCCAATCAATAAATGGGGAGAACCATTTAGAAGCAAGAGCAACTAAGCATAGAGAGCCGAAAGATGTCACTGAGGACACAAGAGAGGAAGAACCACCAATCCTGCTAGTAAATGGGAACAGCCATTTAGAAGCCATAATGGCTAACCAAAAGTGA